A single window of Rudaeicoccus suwonensis DNA harbors:
- a CDS encoding FitA-like ribbon-helix-helix domain-containing protein encodes MEQILIRNLPTGTKAALKQLAEQHHRSVEAEARDIIAEALDRKPVSLLDLVSTDVGVEIDFEPTRLGVSARTADL; translated from the coding sequence ATGGAACAGATCTTGATCCGCAATCTGCCGACGGGCACCAAAGCCGCGTTGAAGCAGTTGGCTGAGCAGCATCACCGGTCCGTCGAAGCGGAAGCTCGCGACATTATCGCTGAAGCGCTCGATCGGAAGCCGGTCAGTCTTCTCGACCTGGTTTCGACCGACGTCGGAGTCGAGATCGACTTCGAGCCCACCAGGCTCGGCGTCAGCGCCCGCACCGCCGATCTGTGA